In the genome of Terribacillus sp. FSL K6-0262, one region contains:
- a CDS encoding methyl-accepting chemotaxis protein → MVETKKRGNFFTRKILRKILYPIIAMFILSGVATAYLSFEFSRETMLESQTDTMRNQTILQLDSIYNLFLDNIQSTVNSVSSMESIRNYDPERLARTLESSTKENPNVEKIFYQPIGGEIVQYPQADLGDDFDPTTRPWYKLGLELEERPGYTDPYVSKDSNELVVDAVKPVFDTENKLKGLVVVEFNLSRLTELTQDIKVGKTGYAAVFDKNGHYLSHPDKELLATDASKETYWKKIQQEGSTGVIEYEFQNENRALAFTTNDRTGWIISAVVPTKEFSDEAKGIILPLTITVLIVLAIALIVAFFVVNSVVRPIKTLRDKMKQVEDGDLTVQMNSKSADEIGELSNSFNNMIGNIHGMMQANTSISANVQSASQTLAANAEENAASTTEVAATMEEISAGTTSLAEIMERNAVATEALSENIKLVDAHNQQVYEEALQMTEAAKVGSSQMQQLIEQSRDAIEAAGKIEAAVDSLQQKSANISSIVDTITDIAGQTNLLALNAAIEAARAGESGKGFAVVADEVRKLAEQTEHALQDIGSIVQEIQSETADTAAFASKTGSAVRGQETAVNHTKDIFNQINEAIAHNMELTARTKEEMKSMMEKEATLATNTGEIAAISQQTAAGTEEITASVADQTHSMEQLKELAEKLEQDASTLQEQLQQFKL, encoded by the coding sequence ATGGTTGAAACTAAAAAAAGAGGTAATTTCTTCACGCGCAAGATTCTTCGTAAGATTCTTTATCCCATCATCGCCATGTTCATTCTATCCGGGGTGGCGACAGCATATCTCAGCTTTGAATTCAGCCGGGAGACAATGCTGGAAAGCCAGACCGATACAATGCGCAATCAGACGATCCTTCAGCTTGACAGTATTTACAATCTATTCCTGGATAATATCCAATCGACTGTAAATAGTGTAAGTTCGATGGAATCAATCCGGAATTATGATCCAGAGCGCCTTGCCCGCACATTGGAAAGCAGCACCAAAGAAAATCCGAATGTAGAGAAAATCTTCTACCAGCCAATCGGCGGGGAAATCGTGCAATATCCGCAAGCGGACTTAGGGGATGATTTTGATCCTACCACCCGCCCATGGTATAAGCTTGGATTAGAGCTGGAAGAGAGACCTGGATACACGGATCCTTATGTATCCAAGGATTCCAATGAACTTGTAGTTGATGCTGTAAAGCCCGTTTTTGACACGGAAAATAAATTAAAAGGTTTGGTTGTGGTTGAATTCAACCTTTCCAGACTTACAGAATTGACACAAGACATCAAAGTCGGCAAGACCGGGTATGCTGCAGTCTTTGATAAAAATGGCCATTACCTATCACATCCAGATAAAGAGCTTCTAGCGACGGATGCTTCCAAGGAAACCTATTGGAAAAAAATCCAGCAGGAAGGATCGACAGGTGTAATAGAATATGAATTCCAAAATGAAAACCGTGCCTTGGCATTCACCACAAATGATCGCACAGGCTGGATAATTTCTGCTGTTGTACCCACCAAGGAATTCAGTGACGAAGCAAAAGGTATTATTTTACCGCTGACCATCACTGTATTGATCGTTCTGGCGATTGCACTTATCGTCGCCTTCTTTGTCGTGAACTCGGTTGTGCGGCCAATCAAGACTTTGCGGGACAAGATGAAGCAAGTCGAAGATGGCGATTTGACTGTACAGATGAATAGCAAGTCTGCTGATGAAATCGGCGAGCTATCCAACAGCTTCAACAATATGATCGGTAACATTCATGGCATGATGCAGGCTAATACTTCCATCTCTGCCAATGTACAGTCTGCTTCCCAGACACTTGCCGCCAATGCAGAAGAGAATGCCGCTTCCACGACGGAAGTAGCGGCGACCATGGAAGAAATTTCTGCCGGTACGACGAGCCTGGCTGAAATCATGGAACGCAATGCTGTCGCGACAGAAGCACTATCCGAGAATATCAAACTGGTGGATGCGCATAACCAGCAGGTATATGAAGAAGCCTTGCAAATGACCGAAGCGGCCAAGGTCGGCAGTTCCCAGATGCAGCAATTGATCGAGCAATCCCGGGATGCCATCGAGGCTGCCGGCAAAATAGAAGCGGCTGTGGACAGCCTTCAGCAAAAATCAGCTAATATCAGCAGTATCGTTGATACGATCACCGATATTGCCGGACAGACTAACTTGCTCGCCCTGAATGCTGCCATTGAAGCTGCACGTGCCGGCGAGAGCGGAAAAGGCTTCGCTGTCGTAGCGGATGAGGTTCGCAAACTGGCAGAACAGACAGAACATGCGCTTCAGGACATCGGATCCATTGTCCAGGAAATCCAGTCCGAAACAGCCGATACAGCAGCCTTCGCTTCGAAAACCGGCAGCGCAGTCCGGGGACAGGAAACAGCGGTCAATCATACGAAAGACATCTTCAACCAAATCAACGAAGCCATTGCGCATAATATGGAATTGACCGCTCGGACGAAGGAAGAAATGAAGTCCATGATGGAGAAGGAAGCTACGCTGGCAACCAATACTGGCGAGATAGCCGCGATCAGCCAGCAGACAGCTGCCGGAACGGAAGAAATCACGGCATCGGTAGCAGACCAGACACATTCCATGGAACAATTGAAAGAACTTGCCGAGAAGCTGGAACAAGACGCCAGCACCCTGCAGGAGCAGCTGCAGCAATTCAAATTATGA
- a CDS encoding tetratricopeptide repeat protein gives MAVIKSTEHFITHLHTWHKTIKMRDRAQSVELRKEAYDALHAGEFPDDLWDRFLLLDARFDFLMGDVELCEEKLKRLNPDDLDDFQSFFYYSFLAIVKYSRKEYFAAIELLEKAEQHMHAVDDEEEHAGLHYNKAMQFYYLDINALSSFHLEKAISIYSKYPQYELKVANCKSLQGLNQIDQREFGKAEANLLEALSIAQKLGQEDLVVACEFNIGLMYHKQNADDKGIPFLLQAITHPDHPLYIQALFTLTRSLYILGKTEQAQAYYRTGMQVCEERDNLEYRWQFAILWAKYMEPETMDYVYDSAITYFKENGLFYLMRHYSQDYSQYLWKAQKIEKFHYYHRLALSNDFQ, from the coding sequence ATGGCTGTCATTAAAAGCACAGAACACTTCATCACGCATCTGCATACATGGCATAAAACAATTAAAATGCGGGATCGGGCGCAGTCCGTTGAACTGCGCAAGGAGGCTTATGATGCATTGCATGCAGGGGAATTCCCAGATGATTTATGGGATCGTTTTTTGCTTCTGGATGCACGATTTGATTTTTTGATGGGGGATGTCGAGCTTTGCGAGGAAAAGCTGAAGCGATTGAATCCGGATGATTTGGATGATTTTCAGTCTTTCTTCTACTATAGTTTCCTGGCAATCGTGAAATACAGTCGCAAGGAGTATTTTGCGGCGATTGAGCTATTGGAAAAAGCGGAGCAGCATATGCATGCGGTCGATGATGAAGAAGAGCATGCCGGCTTACATTATAATAAAGCCATGCAATTTTATTATTTGGATATCAATGCTTTATCCAGTTTCCATTTGGAAAAGGCGATATCCATTTATTCCAAATATCCGCAATATGAATTGAAAGTGGCGAATTGCAAATCACTGCAAGGGTTGAACCAAATCGATCAGCGCGAATTCGGCAAGGCGGAAGCAAACCTGCTTGAAGCCCTTTCCATAGCCCAAAAGCTTGGACAAGAGGATCTGGTCGTTGCCTGTGAATTCAACATCGGTCTCATGTACCACAAGCAAAATGCAGATGACAAAGGCATTCCATTCCTGCTCCAGGCAATCACCCATCCCGACCACCCTTTATATATACAGGCCTTGTTCACACTGACACGCTCCCTCTACATCCTTGGGAAAACGGAACAAGCCCAAGCATATTACAGAACGGGTATGCAGGTCTGTGAAGAACGGGACAATCTCGAATATCGGTGGCAGTTCGCTATTCTATGGGCAAAATATATGGAACCCGAAACGATGGATTATGTATACGACTCAGCCATCACGTATTTCAAAGAGAATGGCTTGTTCTACTTGATGCGCCACTATTCCCAGGACTATTCCCAATACCTATGGAAAGCACAGAAAATAGAAAAGTTCCATTACTATCATAGACTGGCATTATCGAATGACTTCCAATGA
- a CDS encoding PTS sugar transporter subunit IIB: MNKILLACSSGMSTSLLVTKMQAFAESVGDEAKIWAVGQDQAKKEMADADVVLIGPQMSFLKGELAAEAQKYGIQVEVIDMMAYGMADGEKAYKQALGLIGATS; this comes from the coding sequence ATGAATAAAATTCTATTAGCGTGCAGTTCAGGTATGTCTACCAGTTTGCTTGTCACTAAAATGCAAGCGTTTGCAGAATCAGTGGGAGATGAAGCGAAGATTTGGGCGGTCGGTCAGGATCAGGCGAAGAAAGAAATGGCGGATGCCGATGTAGTGTTGATCGGTCCGCAAATGAGCTTCCTCAAAGGAGAACTCGCTGCCGAAGCGCAGAAATATGGTATCCAAGTCGAAGTGATCGACATGATGGCATATGGCATGGCCGATGGAGAGAAAGCGTACAAACAGGCACTGGGCCTGATCGGGGCAACATCATGA
- the celB gene encoding PTS cellobiose transporter subunit IIC, protein MFDKFSKYLIPIAGKLNNNRYLGVLRDAFMLAFPLTIFGSIMVVLANLPFLDNVMSESLLAGIQESLGPAPNATMNIASVFVVFGIGYYLAKSYGVEAIFGGAVALTAFLLLTPYVVSTESGEVVSNVLAVDRLGAKGMFLGMIVAFLSGEIYRYITQKKIVIKMPAGVPPAVSQSFAALIPAVVTLTVFLVINIIVTQGFDTNLHDVIFNTVQAPLVGLGGGLPATLIAVFFIQVLWFFGLHGQIIINSVMDPIWNTLSLENLQAYTTTGELPHIINKQFIEVYLVGAGGTGMTLAVLAAILLFMRSKQMKQVGKLGIGPGIFNVNEPVIFGLPIVMNPLILLPWIIAPMVVTVVSYVAMAIGLVPPPTGVTIPWTVPIFISGFLATNSIAGSLLQLVNVLIVFAIWFPFLKFIDRMNIKQEKDAAQKDAAADMQVPKEKI, encoded by the coding sequence ATGTTCGATAAGTTTAGCAAGTATTTGATTCCGATTGCCGGCAAGCTGAATAACAATCGTTATCTCGGTGTGCTGCGGGATGCCTTCATGCTGGCATTCCCATTGACCATTTTCGGTTCGATCATGGTGGTACTGGCCAATTTGCCATTCCTGGATAATGTGATGAGCGAATCGCTGCTTGCTGGTATCCAGGAATCGCTTGGACCAGCGCCGAATGCCACGATGAATATTGCATCTGTTTTCGTTGTCTTCGGTATTGGCTATTATCTGGCGAAAAGCTACGGAGTGGAAGCGATTTTCGGCGGAGCGGTAGCCTTGACGGCCTTCCTCCTGCTGACACCATATGTCGTTTCGACGGAAAGCGGCGAAGTGGTGAGCAATGTACTGGCTGTTGACCGCCTAGGTGCGAAGGGGATGTTCCTCGGCATGATTGTCGCGTTCCTTTCCGGGGAGATCTATCGTTATATCACGCAGAAGAAAATCGTCATCAAGATGCCGGCAGGTGTGCCGCCAGCTGTATCGCAATCATTCGCTGCCCTCATCCCGGCGGTCGTGACCCTGACGGTATTCTTGGTGATTAATATCATTGTGACACAAGGATTCGACACGAATCTGCATGATGTCATCTTCAATACAGTGCAGGCACCGCTTGTCGGATTGGGAGGAGGGCTTCCGGCTACCTTGATCGCCGTGTTCTTCATCCAGGTCCTTTGGTTCTTCGGCTTGCATGGACAGATCATCATCAACTCTGTCATGGATCCAATCTGGAATACATTGTCCCTGGAAAACCTGCAAGCTTATACAACGACGGGGGAATTACCGCATATCATCAATAAGCAGTTCATCGAGGTCTACCTTGTCGGTGCTGGGGGGACAGGGATGACACTGGCGGTCTTGGCGGCAATCCTTTTATTCATGCGAAGCAAGCAAATGAAGCAGGTGGGCAAGCTCGGAATCGGGCCGGGTATCTTCAATGTAAATGAGCCTGTGATTTTCGGACTGCCGATCGTCATGAATCCGCTGATTCTCTTGCCGTGGATCATTGCACCGATGGTCGTGACAGTCGTCAGCTATGTAGCGATGGCCATCGGGCTGGTGCCGCCGCCGACTGGGGTGACGATTCCATGGACTGTGCCGATATTCATCAGCGGATTCCTGGCAACCAACTCGATTGCTGGCTCGCTGCTGCAGCTCGTGAACGTGCTGATCGTATTCGCAATTTGGTTCCCATTCCTCAAGTTCATCGACAGGATGAATATCAAGCAGGAAAAGGATGCGGCACAGAAGGATGCAGCAGCCGACATGCAAGTACCAAAGGAGAAGATTTGA
- a CDS encoding helix-turn-helix domain-containing protein produces MELFDRVLSINDLDAVIDLLSFELERPVIVEDADYTLLAYNSHYIQHFDEANQQTIFTKKWTLPIYETFIEAGVVNKLKTYERPFIVEAMPEIGLNTRIVVSARHEGRIMGYIWIQQMEEPLTAEGLDLLYDISFHIGRLIYDIQKSKLKQEEKEERFYQNIFNGIYKTALDLDWGAKEFGVQLPEHFAVAAVELVEKDDKILFNLQQVAQTSLQLEDKLHHVLIQGDILFIVLGGKRADAPIEALAREVIQRIRDYAKDKEAAVRSGVGSIYSDPFELLKSANQAKEVIQAAKLTHRPLSLYYKDLHICRYLQVIHDKNKEIGYESEAVRKIRELDPNGKKELLKTLEMYLLHNCKIKPTAAALFVHPNTVNYRINQINEAVELDLNDVMQKFQLLLDLMTRGKA; encoded by the coding sequence ATGGAGTTATTCGATCGTGTGTTATCCATCAACGATTTGGACGCTGTCATCGATTTGCTTAGCTTCGAGCTGGAACGACCTGTGATTGTGGAGGATGCCGATTATACATTGCTGGCGTATAACTCGCATTATATCCAGCATTTTGATGAAGCGAACCAGCAGACGATTTTCACGAAAAAATGGACGCTGCCAATCTATGAAACGTTCATTGAAGCAGGTGTAGTCAATAAGCTGAAGACGTATGAGCGTCCGTTCATTGTGGAGGCGATGCCGGAGATCGGCTTGAATACAAGGATTGTCGTAAGCGCAAGGCATGAGGGACGCATCATGGGATACATATGGATCCAGCAGATGGAAGAACCGCTTACGGCAGAAGGTCTCGATTTGCTTTATGATATCTCTTTCCATATCGGCAGGCTTATTTATGATATTCAGAAATCAAAGCTGAAGCAAGAGGAGAAAGAGGAACGATTTTATCAGAATATTTTTAACGGTATATACAAAACAGCACTGGATCTGGACTGGGGTGCCAAGGAATTCGGCGTACAGCTGCCAGAGCATTTTGCTGTTGCAGCTGTCGAGCTCGTGGAGAAGGATGATAAGATTTTATTCAATCTGCAGCAGGTTGCCCAGACATCCCTGCAGCTGGAGGATAAGCTCCATCATGTCCTTATCCAAGGCGATATTCTCTTCATCGTGCTTGGCGGGAAGCGGGCTGATGCACCGATCGAGGCGTTGGCCAGGGAAGTCATCCAGCGGATTCGGGACTATGCGAAAGACAAAGAAGCTGCAGTCAGGAGCGGTGTCGGCAGTATATATTCTGATCCGTTCGAGCTGCTGAAAAGCGCGAATCAGGCAAAAGAAGTCATACAGGCTGCCAAGCTGACACATCGTCCGCTCTCCCTTTATTATAAGGATTTGCATATTTGCCGCTACTTACAAGTGATCCATGATAAAAATAAAGAAATAGGCTATGAAAGCGAAGCTGTCCGAAAGATCCGCGAGCTAGATCCCAATGGCAAAAAGGAATTATTGAAAACCCTTGAAATGTATCTGCTCCATAACTGCAAGATCAAGCCGACTGCCGCAGCCCTTTTCGTCCATCCGAATACAGTCAATTATCGGATTAATCAGATCAATGAAGCGGTCGAGCTTGACTTGAACGATGTCATGCAAAAATTCCAGCTGCTGCTGGATTTGATGACAAGGGGCAAGGCATAG
- a CDS encoding GTP-binding protein, which yields MAEIPVTVLSGYLGAGKTTLLNHLLRNEQNMKIGVLVNDMSEINIDAHLLEQGGLKRSDEKLIQLENGCICCTLREDLIIEIDKLADLDLDYIIVESTGISEPIPVAQSFTYQEEVLGIDLSAKCRLDTMVTVVDAGRFWHDYQSGESLLDRKQEAVEEDEREISDLLLDQIEFADVILLNKTDQLEGEALQQLCALLQTLNPEADIHQTEYGKIDPSLVLDTKKFSFDKASQSAGWIKELNNEHIPETEEYGIASFVYRKRQPFHPERWMSWLEEWPKEVVRAKGFFWLASRPDTSGLLSQAGQSLTMEAAGPWIATYPPDEQAALRAEDEELEARWHPVYGDRMTELVFIGIGMHKEEMIKSLDACVLTEEEMRQDSKVFIDPLPAFI from the coding sequence GTGGCAGAAATACCAGTTACCGTCTTGAGCGGTTATCTCGGAGCAGGCAAGACGACACTGCTTAACCACCTGCTCCGGAATGAACAAAATATGAAAATAGGTGTTCTCGTCAATGACATGAGCGAAATAAACATTGATGCGCATTTGCTGGAGCAAGGCGGGCTCAAGCGCTCGGACGAGAAGCTGATACAGCTGGAAAATGGGTGCATCTGCTGTACACTTCGAGAAGATTTAATCATCGAAATCGACAAGCTGGCAGATTTGGATCTCGACTATATCATTGTGGAATCCACTGGTATATCCGAACCGATTCCGGTAGCACAAAGCTTTACGTATCAAGAGGAAGTGCTTGGAATCGATTTGTCTGCCAAATGCCGGCTGGATACGATGGTGACAGTGGTGGACGCCGGGAGGTTTTGGCATGACTACCAATCAGGGGAATCCCTGCTCGATCGAAAGCAGGAGGCAGTGGAAGAAGATGAGCGGGAAATTTCCGATTTGCTGCTGGATCAAATCGAATTTGCAGATGTCATCCTTCTGAATAAGACCGACCAGTTGGAAGGAGAGGCGCTGCAGCAGCTGTGCGCCTTGCTGCAAACGCTGAATCCGGAAGCGGACATCCATCAAACGGAATATGGGAAAATCGATCCGAGCCTGGTTTTGGATACAAAGAAATTTTCCTTCGACAAAGCCAGTCAATCTGCCGGCTGGATAAAAGAGCTGAACAATGAACATATCCCAGAAACAGAGGAGTATGGAATTGCATCTTTTGTCTATCGGAAAAGACAGCCATTCCATCCTGAACGATGGATGAGCTGGCTGGAGGAATGGCCCAAGGAAGTCGTGCGAGCCAAAGGTTTCTTCTGGCTCGCATCCCGCCCCGACACCAGCGGCTTATTGTCACAAGCTGGCCAGTCGCTGACTATGGAAGCAGCCGGTCCCTGGATTGCGACCTATCCACCGGATGAACAGGCAGCTCTAAGGGCGGAGGATGAAGAACTGGAGGCAAGATGGCATCCAGTATACGGCGACAGGATGACCGAATTGGTTTTCATCGGGATTGGCATGCACAAGGAAGAGATGATCAAAAGCTTGGATGCCTGTGTGCTTACAGAGGAAGAAATGAGACAGGACAGCAAAGTATTTATTGATCCGCTCCCGGCGTTTATATAG
- a CDS encoding GTP-binding protein: MKKKKIPVTVLSGYLGAGKTTLLNHILHNREGLKVAVIVNDMSEINIDAGLVENEGTLSRVDEQLVEMSNGCICCTLRDDLLVEVEKLARNGSFDYILIESSGISEPVPVAQTFTYIDEQLNINLSDFTALDTMVTVVDANRFWHDFGSGESLLDRQQEVAADDEREIADLLLDQIEFCNVLILNKCDLVEESALRELKHVLRLLQLEAKIIETTHGKVDPKEILFTESFDFDKVSSSAGWLKELENGPENHTPETEEYGIGSFTYVRQHPFHSERFMQFVETMPENIVRSKGIAWCATRNQFALLLSQAGPAANIEPVSYWVAALEEERQKFIRRENPSINKEWHPEYGDRKTQLVFIGTDLDQQAIVKELDSCLLTESELAGDWSRLTDPFRWNIQTAQ, translated from the coding sequence ATGAAGAAGAAGAAAATACCAGTTACTGTTCTGAGTGGTTATTTGGGCGCTGGCAAGACAACGCTGCTCAATCATATTTTGCATAACAGAGAGGGCTTGAAGGTGGCAGTCATTGTCAACGACATGAGCGAAATCAATATCGATGCTGGTCTGGTGGAGAACGAGGGGACATTATCCCGGGTCGATGAGCAGCTCGTGGAGATGTCCAACGGCTGCATTTGCTGCACGCTGCGGGATGATTTATTGGTGGAAGTGGAGAAGCTCGCCAGGAATGGCAGCTTTGATTACATCTTGATCGAATCGAGCGGGATCAGTGAGCCGGTGCCTGTTGCGCAGACATTTACGTATATCGATGAGCAGCTGAATATCAACCTATCCGATTTTACAGCTTTGGATACGATGGTGACGGTGGTGGATGCCAACCGTTTCTGGCATGACTTCGGTTCCGGTGAAAGCCTGCTGGATCGGCAGCAGGAAGTGGCTGCGGATGATGAAAGGGAAATTGCGGATTTGCTGCTTGATCAAATCGAGTTTTGTAATGTGCTCATCCTGAACAAATGTGATTTGGTAGAGGAATCGGCCCTGCGCGAATTAAAGCATGTGCTGCGGCTATTGCAGCTGGAAGCGAAAATAATCGAGACAACCCATGGAAAAGTCGATCCCAAGGAGATATTATTCACGGAATCCTTCGACTTTGACAAAGTCAGCTCTTCTGCTGGCTGGCTGAAAGAGCTGGAGAATGGACCGGAAAACCATACACCGGAGACGGAGGAGTATGGGATTGGATCGTTCACCTATGTCCGGCAGCATCCATTCCATTCAGAGCGATTCATGCAATTTGTCGAGACAATGCCTGAGAATATCGTGAGATCCAAAGGCATCGCTTGGTGTGCAACGCGTAATCAATTTGCTTTACTGCTCTCCCAGGCAGGTCCGGCAGCCAATATCGAACCGGTATCTTATTGGGTGGCTGCTTTGGAGGAGGAACGACAGAAGTTCATTCGCAGGGAAAACCCGTCCATAAACAAGGAGTGGCATCCCGAATATGGAGACAGGAAGACACAGCTGGTATTCATCGGAACGGATTTGGATCAGCAAGCAATTGTAAAGGAACTGGACAGCTGTCTCCTGACAGAATCGGAACTGGCAGGCGACTGGTCACGACTGACTGATCCATTCCGCTGGAATATCCAAACAGCACAATGA
- a CDS encoding quinate/shikimate dehydrogenase (YdiB; quinate/shikimate dehydrogenase from Escherichia coli uses both NAD and NAD(P) to convert quinate and shikimate to 3-dehydroquinate and 3-dehydroshikimate) yields MLRDNRNLARNDAKTRLVGLLATPIRHSITPAMHNLGYTISDLNYAYLAFDVGTDKLRETVEGLKAMGAAGFNVSMPNKIDVMQYLDELDDSARLAGASNTVVHEDGKLIGYNTDGLGYVKSLEEHGIQLEGMKVTLVGSGGVAAPIAIQLVQSGIKELSIFARNDIFFSKAAANVSFINNELKGFGVGARIFPLEDKAAFRNEISESAILANATSLGMKPLDEWSILDGLTDALRPDLIVTDVVYNPQKTKLLAQAEAAGAKAINGLGMVLWQGALSYKLFTGEEMPRKEIKDIMFGKGY; encoded by the coding sequence ATGTTGAGGGATAATAGAAACCTTGCCCGTAACGATGCCAAAACAAGATTGGTAGGTCTGCTAGCAACACCGATCAGGCATAGTATCACGCCTGCCATGCACAACTTGGGCTATACAATCAGCGATTTGAATTATGCCTATTTGGCATTTGACGTTGGGACAGACAAGCTGAGGGAAACGGTCGAAGGTCTGAAGGCCATGGGAGCAGCAGGATTCAATGTCTCCATGCCGAATAAAATCGATGTGATGCAGTATCTGGATGAATTGGATGACAGCGCCCGTCTGGCGGGTGCCAGTAATACGGTCGTCCATGAAGACGGGAAGCTGATTGGCTATAACACCGATGGATTGGGCTATGTGAAGAGCTTGGAGGAGCATGGCATCCAGCTTGAAGGGATGAAGGTGACTCTCGTGGGCTCGGGAGGCGTCGCAGCCCCGATAGCGATTCAGCTGGTGCAGTCCGGTATCAAGGAACTCAGTATATTCGCCAGGAATGATATTTTTTTCTCCAAGGCAGCAGCCAATGTGTCCTTCATCAATAACGAATTGAAAGGCTTTGGTGTCGGTGCCAGGATTTTTCCATTGGAGGATAAAGCAGCGTTCCGGAACGAAATTTCGGAAAGTGCCATTTTGGCGAATGCCACAAGCCTGGGGATGAAGCCATTGGATGAATGGAGTATTCTGGATGGCCTGACGGATGCCCTGCGGCCAGATCTGATTGTGACAGATGTGGTCTATAATCCGCAGAAGACGAAATTACTGGCGCAAGCGGAAGCTGCCGGTGCCAAGGCGATCAATGGATTAGGCATGGTGCTATGGCAGGGAGCATTGTCATACAAGCTATTCACAGGGGAAGAGATGCCTAGGAAGGAAATAAAGGATATCATGTTCGGGAAAGGATATTAA
- the rpsN gene encoding 30S ribosomal protein S14 — protein sequence MAKKSKIAKERKRQEMVMKYAELRRELKEKGDYEALRKLPRDSSPTRLKNRCEITGRPRGYMRQFGMSRIKFREYAHKGQVPGVRKASW from the coding sequence ATGGCAAAGAAATCAAAAATCGCAAAAGAGAGAAAAAGACAGGAAATGGTGATGAAGTACGCAGAACTGCGAAGGGAATTGAAGGAAAAAGGAGATTACGAAGCGCTGCGGAAACTGCCGCGTGATTCTTCTCCGACACGATTGAAGAATCGCTGTGAAATCACGGGAAGACCCCGGGGCTATATGCGGCAGTTCGGCATGAGCCGGATTAAATTCCGTGAATATGCCCATAAGGGACAAGTGCCAGGTGTGCGGAAAGCGAGCTGGTGA
- a CDS encoding PTS lactose/cellobiose transporter subunit IIA — MNELKLEELTEEQVCFQMILHSGNARSKILQALRLYREGDMEKVNDMLADAEEDLSLVHKVHFELVQQEAAGRQQGLSLLFLHAEDHFMSTLTMKEMVKEMIPIFQGLKS; from the coding sequence ATGAACGAGCTGAAATTGGAAGAACTGACAGAAGAACAGGTTTGTTTTCAGATGATCCTTCACAGCGGCAATGCCAGAAGCAAGATCCTGCAGGCGCTTCGGCTTTATCGGGAGGGGGATATGGAGAAAGTGAATGACATGCTGGCAGATGCAGAGGAAGATTTGTCACTTGTGCATAAAGTCCATTTTGAGCTGGTACAGCAGGAGGCAGCTGGCCGGCAGCAGGGACTTTCCCTTTTGTTCCTGCACGCCGAGGACCATTTCATGTCCACGTTGACAATGAAGGAAATGGTCAAAGAAATGATCCCAATTTTCCAAGGGCTGAAGAGCTAA